The Alicyclobacillus macrosporangiidus CPP55 genome segment CCCAACGCCATCCCGGTGAAAGCGGAACTCACAGGCCGGACAGGTATACACTCGTCCTTTCGGTTTATGGCGGCAGCCACATCGTGGGCACTCCTGTGAAGTATACGCCTCATCCTGGAGCACCACCCGCATTCCGAGACGCTCAGCCTTGTACGTGATTAGCCAGCGAACTTTACCGCTGACCATCTGATGGATTCGCTGATTGGCCGCAGGTCCATAATCCACTCGCTTTCGGAGATCCCGCACATCGCCAATGACCACCGTCTGCACCCTGCTCGCGTGGAGGGTGGAGACCAGTGTTGTGGTCTGCTTGTGCAGGATGTCCCAAATCTGATGATCCAGTTTTCGCAACTGCTTCCGCATGCTTCGCCGCAGTTTGCGCCAGCGGCGGGATCCTTTCTGCAATCGCGACCGCTTCGCAGCTAGACGGGCTTTGAGCTTGTTCTGATACTGCCGTTTGGCCCGAAGTTCCCGTCCATTGTAAATCGTCGTCCGCTTCCCGTCGTGCACCACGGCAAGATGAACTTCGCCCAAGTCGGTTCCAACTACGCCTCCCTCTGTAACAGGTTCTACCGGGGGCCGGGAGTATACAGCCCGTAGTTCATAAGCCGAATCAGCCCACCCCAGTTCGACCAAGACAGGGGCTCGGCGGTTTGGCTTGCGGATCCGTCTTCCTCCGCTTGCGCCAGGACTTGAGAGCGGCGTAGAAACTCTGCACCACCGCATCGGCGCTGTGGGCATGAAGTTGGTTCGACGTATGCCACCGCATCATGGCCGACGGCTTTAACCAAATGCCATGTTTCCGAACGGTGCGCCAAAAATCCACCACGAC includes the following:
- a CDS encoding RNA-guided endonuclease InsQ/TnpB family protein — its product is MGEVHLAVVHDGKRTTIYNGRELRAKRQYQNKLKARLAAKRSRLQKGSRRWRKLRRSMRKQLRKLDHQIWDILHKQTTTLVSTLHASRVQTVVIGDVRDLRKRVDYGPAANQRIHQMVSGKVRWLITYKAERLGMRVVLQDEAYTSQECPRCGCRHKPKGRVYTCPACEFRFHRDGVGAINIRRKYLGRGPVVGVMASPTGVRWNPHLRARVARDERERIPAL